A stretch of the Aphis gossypii isolate Hap1 chromosome 2, ASM2018417v2, whole genome shotgun sequence genome encodes the following:
- the LOC126549543 gene encoding zinc finger BED domain-containing protein 4-like has product MSQDRRTSSIWKHFSKNDPAIDIDNPVPTSSCVQVGKDLSTVSEPSCSSSNISNQPTAIHEVTPISKSNPLKRSRQLAITNYTPKKISVDGQKKLDTALIKLFIKDLQPFSVVEDTGFKEFVNMLNPSYKIPNRHTISKTLIPAAYEKCVNEVQSMLQNELDNACLTTDCWTSRDNKSYIAITIHFINNNFNLKSILLSCHSFNENHTSENLSSQISKTLNSWNLKEKIVFAVSDNAYNIQNALGQLKFKHLENDIIDKVKNICTHFRKSTNANNKLVAYQKSMGVNVPLKVLQDVATRWNATFYMLERFVQLETSIRGTMGLLDNAPPCLNSDEWIAIKEFCIILRPFEEATRAVSGEQYITASLVIVIAQGLKNVCEQMKNENYSIRTLGLINNILNDMKDRQNWGNIENSKTLRRCTFLDPRFKNLPFTHNENMLNSLKNDIVELTAKIISTSRSESTSVEHESQISNQPSEPLTPEVKKFSIWESIDKCVSQMQPSIGTSTSRAIVEVQRYLEEPVLKRNSNPLEWWQEHKYNYPFLNVLARRMLCCLGSSVPCERVFSKAE; this is encoded by the exons atgagtCAAGATAGGAGAACTAGTAGCATTTGGAAGCATTTTTCTAAA aatgATCCTGCAATTGATATTGATAATCCTGTACCTACATCTTCTTGTGTTCAAGTAGGAAAGGATCTAAGTACAGTGAGTGAACCAAGCTGTAGTAGTAGTAATATTTCTAATCAGCCAACTGCTATACATGAGGTAACAccaatttcaaaatcaaatccATTAAAACGTAGTAGACAGTTggcaattactaattatactcCCAAAAAAATTTCTGTCGATggtcaaaaaaaattagatactgcacttattaaactttttattaaagatcTACAGCCTTTTAGTGTAGTTGAAGACACAGGATTTAAAGAGTTTGTGAATATGTTAAACCCAAGCTACAAGATTCCCAACCGCCATACCATTTCTAAAACTCTTATTCCAGCAGCGTatgaaaaatgtgtaaatgaaGTTCAATCAATGTTACAAAATGAATTAGACAATGCTTGTCTAACAACCGATTGTTGGACATCTAGAGATAACAAAAGTTACATTGCTAtaacaattcattttattaataacaattttaatttaaagtccaTATTATTGAGTTGCCATTCCTTTAATGAAAACCACACAAGTGAAAATCTTTCTAGCCAAATtagtaaaactttaaattcgtGGAACTTGAAAGAAAAAATCGTATTTGCTGTATCTGATAACGCCTACAACATACAAAATGCATTAGgacagttaaaatttaaacatttag aaaatgataTCATCgataaagttaaaaacatttgtacTCATTTTCGTAAGAGTacaaatgcaaataataaattagttgcTTATCAAAAAAGTATGGGGGTCAATGTTCCATTAAAAGTCCTACAAGATGTAGCCACGAGGTGGAATGCCACATTCTACATGCTAGAACGCTTTGTACAACTGGAGACTTCTATACGGGGAACAATGGGACTTTTAGACAATGCACCACCTTGTTTGAATTCCGATGAATGGATAGCTATCAAagagttttgtattattttaagaccGTTTGAAGAAGCTACTAGAGCTGTAAGTGGAGAACAGTACATAACTGCTTCATTAGTTATAGTTATTGCTCAAGGATTGAAAAATGTCTGTGAACAAatgaaaaacgaaaattattcTATCAGGACTTTAGggttaatcaataatatattaaatgatatgaaAGACCGTCAAAATTGGggaaatatagaaaatagcaAGACCTTAAGAAGATGTACGTTTCTTGATCCACGGTTTAAAAACTTACCATTCACTCACAACGAAAACATGCTCAACTCATTAAAGAATGATATAGTGGAACTAACAGCTAAGATTATTTCGACATCCAGATCTGAATCTACATCAGTTGAACATGAATCACAGATTTCTAACCAACCATCCGAACCATTGACGCCTGAAGTgaagaaattttcaatttgggAGTCAATCGATAAATGTGTTTCCCAAATGCAGCCTTCAATTGGAACATCAACTTCACGGGCTATAGTAGAGGTGCAACGTTATTTAGAAGAACCGGTGTTAAAGAGAAACTCTAATCCACTAGAATGGTGGCAAGAACACAAGTACAATTacccatttttaaatgttttggcTAGGAGGATGTTATGTTGTTTAGGATCATCTGTTCCATGCGAGCGTGTATTTTCTAAGGCAG AATAG
- the LOC114127403 gene encoding DNA-directed RNA polymerase II subunit RPB1-like, producing MAASDSKAPIRSVKRVQFGILSADECRRMSVTEGGIRFAETMEGGRPKLGGLMDPRQGVIDRFSRCQTCAGNMTECCGHFGHIELAKPVFHVGFVTKTIKILRCVCFYCSKLLVSPSHPKVKEIVMKSKGQQRKRLAYIYDLCKGKNICEGGDELDINKDNVNDPNVPPKKQGHGGCGRYQPTIRRVGLDLTAEWKHVNEDSQEKKIPLTAERVHEILKHITDEEVVIMGMDPKFARPDWMVLTVLPVPPLPVRPAIVMFGSMRNQDDLTHKLSDIIKCNNELIRNEQSGAATHIIAENIRMLQYHVATLVDNDMPGLPRAMQKSGKPLKAIKSRLKGKEGRIRGNLMGKRVDFSARTVITPDPNLRIDEVGVPRTIAQNMTFPEIVTPFNIDHMLELVRRGNSQYPGAKYIIRDNGERIDLRFHPKPSDLHLQCGYKVERHIKDGDLVVFNRQPTLHKMSMMGHRVRVLPWSTFRMNLSCTSPYNADFDGDEMNLHVPQSMETRAEVENIHITPRQIITPQANKPVMGIVQDTLTAIRKMTKRDVFLEKEQMMNLLMHLPIWDGKMPTPCILKPKPLWTGKQLFSLIIPGNVNLIRTHSTHPDEEDNGPYKWISPGDTKVMVEHGELVMGILCKKTLGTSAGSLLHICMLELGHEVCGRFYGNIQTVVNNWLLYEGHSIGIGDTIADPQTYLEIQKAIKKAKEDVIEVIQKAHNMDLEPTPGNTLRQTFENQVNRILNDARDKTGGSAKKSLTEYNNLKAMVVSGSKGSNINISQVIACVGQQNVEGKRIPFGFRKRTLPHFIKDDYGPESRGFVENSYLAGLTPSEFYFHAMGGREGLIDTAVKTAETGYIQRRLIKAMESVMVHYDGTIRNSVGQLIQLRYGEDGLSGEAVEFQSIATIEPSHKKFEDEFKFDISNERHMRKIFNEDVLKELMGSNDSVSELEKEWEQLNNDRDTLREIFPSGESKVVLPCNLKRMIWNVQKIFHINKRGQTDLNPVKVINGVKDLLDKCIIVAGEDELSKKANKNATLLFQCLVRSTLCTKLVSERFRLSSEAFEWLIGEIENRFKQAQAQPGEMVGALAAQSLGEPATQMTLNTFHFAGVSSKNVTLGVPRLKEIINISKKPKAPSLTVFLIGAAARDAEKAKNVLCRLEHTTLRKVTANTAIYYDPDPQNTVIREDQEFVNVYYEMPDFDPSRISPWLLRIELDRKRMTDKKLTMEAISEKINAGFGDDLNCIFNDDNADKLVLRIRIMNGEDGKINGGDDEDNVDKMEDDMFLRCIEANMLSDMTLQGIEAIAKVYMHLPQTDSKKRIIITDTGEFKAIADWLLETDGTSLMKVLSERDVDPVRTFSNDICEIFSVLGIEAVRKSVEKEMNTVLQFYGLYVNYRHLALLCDVMTAKGHLMAITRHGINRQDTGALMRCSFEETVDVLLDAAAHAEVDPMRGVSENIIMGQLPRMGTGCFDLLLDAEKAKDGIEIPMDNGYMGMGGGGMFMAAGTPSMSPAMTPWDQTSTPVYQNSWSSSLEAGMTPGGPGFSPAGSSEASGTSPFWMTSGGTPGSPGSPGMPTSPYVPSPNSMSPNYNYPSSPQFGSMSPSMTPTNYSPTSPQYSATQQNTPKYSSMSPNYNYSPTSPSYSPTSPSYSHTSYSPTSPSYSPTSPSYSPTSPSYSPTSPSYSPTSPSYSPTSPSYSPTSPSYSPTSPSYSPTSPSYSPTSPSYSPTSPSYSPTSPSYSPSSPQYTASSPSYTPSAASGASNYKYSPTSPSLAVSPTYSPTSPMYSPSNASYSPSSIQHGSSNTGATQYNQSYSPSSPVYSPTNFSLTSPRYSPTSPTYSPGVGSPNYSPSSPSYSPTSPNYSGPEEQ from the exons ATGGCCGCCAGTGACTCAAAGGCTCCAATCCGAAGTGTCAAACGAGTACAATTCGGTATATTGTCTGCGGACGAATGT CGACGTATGTCAGTCACGGAAGGTGGCATTCGTTTTGCAGAGACTATGGAAGGTGGACGTCCAAAACTTGGTGGACTTATGGATCCTAGGCAAGGAGTTATTGATCGTTTTTCAAGATGTCAGACATGTGCAG gtAACATGACTGAATGTTGTGGACATTTTGGTCACATTGAGCTAGCTAAACCTGTGTTTCATGTAGGTTTTGTTactaaaaccataaaaatccTCCGTTGTGTTTGTTTTTACTgttctaaattattagttagtcCA tctcaTCCCAAAGTAAAAGAAATTGTTATGAAATCAAAGGGACAGCAAAGAAAGCGTTtagcatatatatatgatctatgtaaaggaaaaaatatttgtgaagGTGGTGATGAACTAGATATTAACAAGGATAATGTCAATGATCCTAATGTAccc ccAAAAAAACAAGGACATGGTGGTTGTGGTCGTTATCAACCTACTATACGACGTGTAGGTTTGGATTTAACTGCTGAATGGAAGCATGTTAATGAAGATTctcaggaaaaaaaaatacctttgaCTGCTGAACGTGTACatgaaattttgaaacataTAACTGATGAAGAAGTTGTAATCATGGGGATGGATCCTAAATTTGCACGTCCTGATTGGATGGTATTAACAGTTTTACCTGTTCCTCCTTTACCAGTTCGACCTGCTATTGTTATGTTTGGGTCTATGAGAAatcaa GACGATTTAACTCACAAATTATCtgacataataaaatgtaataatgaattaatacgCAATGAACAATCTGGTGCTGCTACTCATATTATAGCTGAAAATATAAGAATGTTACAATACCATGTTGCTACTTTAGTAGATAATGATATGCCAGGTCTACCAAG ggcaATGCAGAAGTCTGGTAAACCTCTGAAAGCAATAAAATCACGGTTGAAAGGTAAAGAAGGAAGAATTCGAGGAAATTTGATGGGAAAACGTGTCGATTTTTCTGCAAGAACTGTAATTACCCCTGATCCAAATCTGAGAATTGATGAAGTCGGTGTACCTCGTACTATTGCTCAAAATATGACATTTCCTGAAATTGTTACTCCTTTTAACATAGAtca taTGTTGGAGTTAGTTCGCCGTGGCAATTCTCAATATCCTGGcgctaagtatattatacgtgatAATGGTGAGAGAATTGATTTACGTTTTCATCCTAAACCTTCAGATTTACATTTGCAATGTGGCTATAAAGTTGAAAGACACATTAAAGATGGCGATTTAGTAGTTTTCAATAGACAACCTACTTTACACAAAATGAGTATGATGGGTCATCGAGTTAGAGTTCTACCTTGGTCCACATTTAGAATGAatttaag ttgtacTTCTCCTTATAATGCTGATTTTGATGGGGACGAAATGAATCTTCACGTCCCTCAATCTATGGAAACAAGAGCAGAAGTGGAAAATATCCATATTACTCCAAGACAAATTATTACTCCTCAAGCTAATAAACCTGTTATGGGAATTGTGCAAGATACTTTAACAGCTATCAGAAAAATGACAAAAAGAGATGTGTTTCTTGAGAag gaACAAATGATGAATTTACTAATGCATCTACCAATTTGGGATGGAAAAATGCCTACCCCGTGTATTCTAAAACCTAAACCTTTGTGGACTGGTAAACAACTTTTCTCATTGATTATACCTGGTAATGTCAACTTGATACGTACTCATTCTACTCACCCTGATGAAGAAGATAATGGACCTTATAAATGGATATCACCCGGTGATACAaag GTAATGGTTGAACATGGTGAATTAGTAATGGGAATATTGTGTAAGAAAACCTTAGGTACTTCAGCTGGGTCATTACTTCATATTTGTATGTTGGAATTGGGACATGAAGTGTGTGGAAgattttatggtaatattcAGACTGTGGTTAATAACTGGCTTTTATAtgaag GCCATTCTATTGGTATTGGTGATACTATTGCTGATCCTCAAACTTATTTGGAAATTCAAAAAGCTATTAAAAAAGCTAAAGAAGATGTAATTGAAGTTATACAAAAAGCTCATAATATGGATCTTGAACCAACACCTGGTAATACCCTTCGTCaaacttttgaaaatcaagtaaatagaATCTTAAATGATGCTCGTGACAAGACTGGAGGTTCTGCTAAAAAATCTTTGACTGAATACAACAATCTCAAGGCTATGGTTGTATCAGGATCTAAAggttctaatattaatatttctcag GTTATTGCTTGTGTAGGACAACAAAATGTAGAAGGCAAACGTATACCGTTTGGTTTTCGTAAACGTACACTGCCACATTTCATTAAAGATGATTATGGTCCAGAATCTAGAGggtttgttgaaaattcatatctTGCTGGTTTAACACCATCAGAATTCTACTTTCACGCTATGGGTGGTCGGGAAGGTCTTATTGATACAGCTGTAAAAACTGCTGAGActg GTTACATTCAAAGACGTTTGATAAAAGCTATGGAGTCTGTTATGGTTCACTATGATGGAACCATACGTAACTCTGTTGGTCAGTTGATTCAGTTGCGTTATGGTGAAGATGGTCTTAGCGGTGAGGCAGTAGAGTTCCAGAGTATTGCCACTATAGAACCATCACACAAGAAATTTGAAGATgagtttaaatttgatatttcaaaTGAAAGACAcatgagaaaaatatttaatgaagatGTATTAAAAGAGTTGATGGGTAGCAATGATAGTGTATCAGAATTAGAAAAAGAATGGGAACAATTAAATAACGATAGAGATACTCTTAGAGAAATTTTTCCTTCTGGTGAAAGCAAAGTGGTATTACcatgtaatttaaaacgtatGATCTGGaatgttcaaaaaatttttcatattaacaaACGAGGACAAACAGACTTGAATCCAGTTAAAGTCATAAATG gAGTTAAAGACTTGTTAGACAAGTGTATTATTGTAGCTGGGGAAGATGAGTTGAGCaaaaaagcaaataaaaatgCCACATTATTGTTTCAATGTTTGGTGCGTTCCACCCTTTGTACTAAGCTAGTGTCAGAAAGATTTCGTTTATCTTCTGAAGCATTTGAATGGTTAATTGgagaaattgaaaatagatTCAAACAGGCTCAa gcACAACCAGGAGAGATGGTAGGAGCGTTAGCTGCTCAAAGTTTGGGAGAACCAGCTACTCAAATGACGTTGAATACTTTTCATTTTGCCGGAGTATCCTCAAAGAATGTAACTCTTGGAGTGCCTAGATTGAag gaaATCATTAACATAAGTAAAAAACCAAAAGCACCATCTTTGACTGTATTCTTGATTGGAGCTGCTGCTAGAGATGCAGAAAAAGCTAAAAATGTACTGTGTCGTCTTGAGCATACTACATTGAGGAAAGTTACTGCTAACACTGCTATTTATTATGATCCTGATCCTCAAAATACAGTTATTAGAGAAGATCAAGaatttgtaaatgtttattatgaaatgCCTGATTTTGATCCATCAAGAATTTCACCATGGTTGTTGCGTATTGAATTAGATAGAAAAAGAATGACTG ataaaaaattaactatggaAGCAATATCTGAAAAAATCAATGCAGGTTTTGGTGATGATctcaattgtatatttaatgacGATAATGCTGATAAATTAGTCTtacgtatacgtataatgAATGGTGAAGatggaaaaataaatggaGGTGATGATGAAGACAATGTTGATAAAATGGAAGATGATATGTTCCTTAGATGTATTGAAGCAAATATGTTGTCTGACATGACCttacaa GGTATAGAAGCCATAGCAAAAGTTTACATGCATTTACCTCAAACAGAttcaaaaaaaagaataataattactgataCTGGAGAATTTAAAGCAATTGCTGATTGGTTGTTAGAAACTGATGGTACTAGTTTAATGAAGGTGTTGAGTGAAAGAGACGTCGATCCTGTAAGAACATTTTCCAATGatatttgtgaaatattttcg GTCTTGGGTATTGAAGCTGTACGAAAGTCTGTTGAAAAAGAAATGAACACTGTATTGCAGTTTTATGGTTTGTATGTAAACTATCGTCATTTGGCATTGTTGTGCGACGTAATGACAGCCAAAGGTCATTTGATGGCCATTACTCGACATGGTATTAATAGACAAGATACAGGAGCTTTAATGAG atGTTCATTTGAAGAAACAGTTGATGTGTTATTGGATGCTGCTGCACATGCAGAAGTTGATCCAATGAGAGGAGTATCTGAGAATATCATTATGGGTCAATTGCCGAGAATGGGGACag gtTGTTTTGACTTACTTTTGGATGCTGAAAAAGCTAAGGACGGGATAGAAATACCTATGGATAATGGTTACATGGGTATGGGTGGTGGTGGTATGTTTATGGCTGCTGGAACACCATCAATGTCTCCTGCTATGACACCTTGGGATCAAACTTCTACGCCAGTTTATCAAAATAGTTGGTCATCGA GTTTGGAAGCTGGTATGACTCCTGGAGGACCTGGATTTTCTCCAGCTGGGTCTAGTGAAGCTAGTGGAACATCTCCATTCTGGATGACAAGTGGAGGAACTCCGGGTAGTCCTGGATCTCCAGGAATGCCCACCAGTCCATATGTGCCTAGTCCTAATTCTATGTCACCAAACTACAATTACCCATCAAGCCCACAATTTGGTTCTATGTCACCATCTATGACTCCAACTAATTATTCACCAACAAGTCCACAATATTCAGCCACACAACAAAACACTCCAAAATATTCTTCTATGTCACCTAACTACAACTATTCTCCAACCAGTCCATCATATTCACCTACTAGTCCATCCTACTCTCATACGTCATACTCACCAACAAGTCCTTC GTACAGTCCAACATCTCCATCATATAGTCCAACATCACCTTCATATAGCCCAACATCTCCGTCATACAGTCCTACTTCTCCATCATACAGCCCTACATCTCCCTc ATACAGCCCAACCAGCCCTTCATACAGTCCCACATCACCATCGTACAGCCCTACATCTCCGTCTTATAGTCCGACTTCGCCATC GTATAGCCCTACATCACCATCATATAGTCCAACTTCACCATCTTATAGCCCAAGTTCTCCGCAATACACAGCATCTTCACCATCATATACTCCTAGTGCTGCGTCTGGTGccagtaattataaatattcacccACCTCACCATCTCTTGCTGTTAGTCCAACTTATTCCCCAACCAGTCCAATGTATTCGCCATCAAATGCGTCATATTCTCCATCTTCTATACAACATGGTTCATCAAATACTGGAGCTACACAATACAACCAGTCTTACAGTCCCAGTTCACCGGTTTACTCGCCTACTAACTTTTCATTAACAAGTCCCag atattctCCTACATCACCAACATATTCACCCGGTGTTGGAAGTCCGAATTATTCCCCATCTTCACCCAGCTATTCTCCTACATCACCAAATTATAGTGGACCAGAAgaacaataa